GGCGGATGCCGGTGCGCGCCGCGATCAGCCGGCGGAGCTCCGCGGCGGCGTCGGCGACTCCCGCGGCATCCGTCGTCATCACGAGTGCGACGTCGCTCGCGAGGAGGAAGGGGCTGCCCTCGTCGAGGGTCAGCCGCGCGGGTGCGGGGACGAGGCAGGGCTGCGACACGGTGTCTCCATTCTGCGTGGCGGCCGGGGATCGGGCCCAGCGGCAGCGGCCCGAGCCTGCGGCGGTGATGTAAGGAGTCCTAACAAATCCGATAACGCCAGCCTAGCCGTGTGCCGGCGGCGTCGCATCCGATATGCTCGCACTGTCGCGACTGGCGTTGAGGTGGGTCACCATCGGGGAGCGGCGAACACGGCAATCGACCGCACGCCTGGGCCGGCCTTCGTTTGATACACCGGCGTGCGCCCGGCGCACACCGGCATCCACCCGACGAATGGCAGGAGACCGTCATGACCGATCCGTACTTCAACGCCCCGCTCGCCGAGGTCGACCCCGAGATCGCGCAGGTTCTCGAGCGCGAGCTCGACCGTCAGCGCGGCTACCTCGAGATGATCGCCTCGGAGAACTTCGTTCCCGTCTCGGTGCTGCAGTCGCAGGGCTCCGTGCTGACGAACAAGTATGCCGAGGGCTACCCCGGCCGCCGCTACTACGGCGGCTGCGAAGAGGTGGACGTCGCCGAGGAGCTCGCCATCCAGCGCGCCAAGGCGCTGTTCGGCGCCGAGTTCGCGAACGTCCAGCCACACTCGGGAGCCTCCGCCAACGCCGCGGTGCTCCACGCCATCGCTCGCCCCGGCGACACCCTGCTGGGTCTCTCGCTCGATCACGGCGGGCACCTCACGCACGGCATGAAGATCAACTTCTCCGGCCGGCTCTACAACATCGTCGCCTACGGCGTCGACCCTGAGACCTCGACGATCGACATGGACGAGGTCGAGCGCCTCGCCGTCGAGCACCAGCCGAAGGTCATCATCGCCGGCTGGTCGGCTTACCCGCGTCAGCTCGACTTCGCGCGCTTCCGCGCCATCGCCGACAAGGTGGGCGCGCTGCTGTGGGTCGACATGGCGCACTTCGCCGGCCTCGTCGCGGCGGGCCTGCACCCC
The DNA window shown above is from Microbacterium laevaniformans and carries:
- the glyA gene encoding serine hydroxymethyltransferase — encoded protein: MTDPYFNAPLAEVDPEIAQVLERELDRQRGYLEMIASENFVPVSVLQSQGSVLTNKYAEGYPGRRYYGGCEEVDVAEELAIQRAKALFGAEFANVQPHSGASANAAVLHAIARPGDTLLGLSLDHGGHLTHGMKINFSGRLYNIVAYGVDPETSTIDMDEVERLAVEHQPKVIIAGWSAYPRQLDFARFRAIADKVGALLWVDMAHFAGLVAAGLHPSPVPHAHVVSSTVHKTIGGPRSGFILTNDADLAKKLNSAVFPGQQGGPLMHVIAAKATAFKLAATPEFKERQERVVRGAAILAERLSHQDVKDAGISVRSGGTDVHLVLVDLRDAAIDGKQAEDLLHEIHITVNRNAVPNDPRPPMVTSGLRIGTPALATRGFGDAEFTEVADIIALALLPDADVESLRTRVAALTAAFPLYPGLTQ